Proteins from a single region of Streptomyces vinaceus:
- a CDS encoding LLM class flavin-dependent oxidoreductase, translated as MSLRLSTVILPVRPWHEGGRDQWVRAERLGFHTAYTYDHLTWRSFRDKPWFGAIPTLTAAATATEKLRLGTLVTSPNFRHPVTLAKELMSLDDISGGRFTLGIGAGGNGFDATALGQDPWTPRERADRLAEFVPLLDRLLTETEISESGTFYSATEARNLPGCVQRPRLPFAVAGNGPRGMKLAAAHGQAWVTTGDPKLFEEGTPEQSVEAIRGQLAKLDKACAEIGRASEPMDKILLTGFTPDRNTMLDSVDAFVEFAGRHRELGITEIVIHAPIPDSEFAADENVFERIATEGLAQLNG; from the coding sequence ATGAGTCTGCGTCTGAGCACTGTGATCCTCCCGGTACGCCCGTGGCATGAGGGCGGCCGTGACCAGTGGGTGCGAGCCGAGCGGCTCGGGTTCCACACCGCTTACACCTACGACCACCTGACCTGGCGGTCCTTCCGGGACAAGCCCTGGTTTGGCGCGATCCCGACCCTGACCGCGGCGGCCACCGCCACCGAGAAGCTGCGCCTGGGCACGCTCGTGACCTCGCCGAACTTCCGGCACCCCGTGACGCTGGCCAAGGAGCTCATGTCGCTGGACGACATCTCCGGCGGCCGTTTCACCCTTGGTATCGGCGCCGGTGGCAACGGGTTCGATGCCACGGCGCTCGGTCAGGACCCGTGGACCCCGCGTGAGCGCGCGGACCGCCTCGCGGAGTTCGTGCCGCTGCTGGACCGGCTGCTCACCGAGACCGAGATCAGCGAATCCGGCACGTTCTACTCCGCGACGGAGGCCCGCAATCTTCCCGGCTGTGTGCAGCGGCCGCGCCTGCCCTTCGCCGTCGCCGGGAACGGCCCGCGGGGCATGAAGCTGGCTGCCGCCCACGGCCAGGCCTGGGTGACCACCGGCGATCCGAAGCTCTTCGAAGAGGGCACCCCCGAGCAGTCGGTGGAGGCCATCCGCGGCCAGCTGGCCAAGCTCGACAAAGCCTGTGCCGAGATCGGTCGCGCCTCCGAGCCGATGGACAAGATCCTGCTGACCGGCTTCACCCCGGACCGCAACACGATGCTGGACTCCGTCGACGCGTTCGTCGAGTTCGCCGGCCGTCACCGGGAGCTCGGTATCACCGAGATCGTGATCCACGCGCCGATCCCGGACTCCGAGTTCGCGGCCGACGAGAACGTCTTCGAGCGGATCGCCACCGAGGGTCTGGCCCAGCTGAACGGCTGA
- a CDS encoding GAF domain-containing sensor histidine kinase: MSVQESQEPPESSPGTPDPLEAATQATRSLHGLSTELTARVPQLLEAMRSVGTGLELHSTLDRICETAAELADARYAAIGVVDTEGRGLSDFVTFGIDAETAAKIGHRPDGKRGLLGALISHPDTVQLADLTKDPRAAGFPKHHPPMKTFLGVPIRVQGEIFGNLYLAEKNGGGRFNDYDVHMVRVLATEAGIAIGNARLYEAATQRERWIDGSVAVTTALLSGGDADDALSVVAEQARHLADSAAGIVMLPAEDGGMEIVAVSAESAATSLGLVIPAESPVVAKLLEGEPVFVEDAASDPRMVSRLTSQYGPCMMLPLHSGGRVLGALVTPRARGKRQFSEAERTLATQFASQAALALMMAEAQRDRERLAVFEDRDRIARDLHDLVIQRLFATGMMLEGAQRRSVVPEVVDGVGKAVDELDVTIQEIRTAIFALQQGPAEAPSGLRTRVLREINMAAVPLGFKPAHRFLGPVDTVVGELVGKNLIAALREALSNAFRHAEASRIEVVVDCTGTLDDGRPGVRLEVADDGVGIPDGGRRSGLRNLRRRAESLGGSSSYGPGIGEDGTGTTLLWEAPL, from the coding sequence ATGTCAGTGCAGGAGTCGCAGGAACCGCCGGAGTCCTCACCCGGAACACCGGACCCACTGGAAGCGGCCACCCAGGCCACCAGAAGTCTGCATGGCCTCTCCACCGAGCTCACGGCCCGGGTGCCGCAACTGCTGGAGGCCATGCGCTCCGTCGGAACCGGACTCGAACTGCACTCCACCCTCGACCGCATCTGCGAGACCGCGGCCGAGCTCGCGGACGCCCGTTACGCGGCGATCGGCGTCGTCGACACCGAGGGCCGCGGGCTGTCGGACTTCGTCACCTTCGGCATCGACGCCGAGACGGCCGCGAAGATCGGACACCGGCCGGACGGCAAACGGGGCCTGCTCGGCGCGCTGATCTCCCACCCCGACACGGTGCAGCTCGCCGATCTCACGAAGGATCCGCGCGCGGCAGGGTTCCCGAAGCACCACCCGCCCATGAAGACCTTCCTCGGCGTCCCGATCCGGGTCCAGGGGGAGATCTTCGGCAATCTGTACCTCGCCGAGAAGAACGGCGGCGGCCGGTTCAACGACTACGACGTCCACATGGTCCGGGTCCTGGCCACCGAGGCGGGCATCGCCATCGGCAACGCCCGGCTCTACGAGGCCGCCACCCAGCGGGAGCGGTGGATCGACGGCTCGGTGGCCGTCACGACCGCCCTGCTGTCGGGAGGGGACGCGGACGACGCGCTCTCGGTGGTGGCCGAGCAGGCCCGCCACCTGGCGGACTCCGCCGCCGGGATCGTGATGCTGCCGGCCGAGGACGGCGGTATGGAGATCGTCGCCGTCTCCGCCGAGAGCGCGGCGACCTCCCTCGGCCTGGTGATCCCGGCCGAGAGCCCGGTGGTGGCGAAGCTGCTGGAGGGCGAGCCGGTCTTCGTGGAGGACGCCGCCAGCGATCCCCGTATGGTCAGCCGTCTGACCAGCCAGTACGGGCCCTGCATGATGCTGCCGCTGCACAGCGGCGGGCGGGTGCTGGGCGCACTGGTCACCCCGCGGGCCCGCGGCAAGAGGCAGTTCAGCGAGGCCGAGCGGACTCTGGCCACCCAGTTCGCCTCCCAGGCGGCGCTCGCGCTGATGATGGCCGAGGCGCAGCGCGACCGGGAGCGGCTCGCGGTGTTCGAGGACCGTGACCGGATCGCCCGGGACCTGCACGACCTGGTCATCCAGCGGCTGTTCGCCACCGGGATGATGCTGGAGGGGGCCCAGCGGCGGTCCGTCGTCCCCGAGGTCGTCGACGGGGTCGGCAAGGCCGTGGACGAGCTCGACGTGACGATCCAGGAGATCCGCACCGCGATCTTCGCGCTCCAGCAGGGACCGGCCGAGGCTCCGTCGGGGCTGCGCACCCGGGTCCTGCGGGAGATCAACATGGCCGCGGTGCCGCTGGGCTTCAAGCCGGCGCACCGCTTCCTCGGCCCGGTCGACACGGTGGTCGGCGAGCTGGTGGGCAAGAACCTGATCGCGGCGCTGCGCGAGGCCCTGTCGAACGCCTTCCGGCACGCCGAGGCGTCCCGGATCGAGGTGGTCGTGGACTGCACCGGCACGCTGGACGACGGGAGGCCCGGGGTACGCCTGGAGGTCGCCGACGACGGGGTGGGCATTCCCGACGGCGGCCGGCGCAGTGGGCTGCGGAACCTGCGCCGGCGGGCCGAGTCGCTGGGCGGGTCGAGCTCGTACGGCCCGGGCATCGGGGAGGACGGCACCGGGACCACCCTGCTGTGGGAGGCCCCGCTCTGA
- a CDS encoding Cof-type HAD-IIB family hydrolase, with protein MGEDGSVTSAPQRPDGPTPTPRLIATDLDGTLLRDDKSVSLRTVAALAAAEEAGIEVFFVTGRPARWMDVVSDHVHGHGLAICANGAAVVDLHAGREFVQVRSLPRATALTVVETLRAAAPGTSFAVEMTTGINYEPLYPPFFQDPGAHVATAEKLLEEEADDTAAPVLKLLAHHAELAPDEFLALARSAAGAYASITRSSPTALLEISGLGVSKASTLELCCAERGISPAEVVAFGDMPNDVEMLRWAGASYAMGNAHPDVIAAASGRTVANNEDGVAVVIERILAERAAHQG; from the coding sequence ATGGGTGAAGATGGATCCGTGACCTCGGCTCCCCAGCGCCCGGACGGGCCAACCCCCACTCCCCGGCTCATCGCCACCGACCTCGACGGCACCCTGCTGCGCGACGACAAATCCGTCTCGCTCCGCACGGTCGCCGCACTCGCCGCCGCCGAGGAGGCCGGGATCGAGGTCTTCTTCGTGACCGGTCGCCCCGCCCGCTGGATGGACGTGGTCAGCGACCACGTCCACGGCCACGGCCTGGCGATCTGCGCTAACGGGGCCGCGGTGGTCGATCTCCACGCGGGGCGGGAGTTCGTACAGGTCCGCTCATTGCCGCGGGCCACGGCGCTGACGGTCGTGGAGACGCTGCGCGCCGCCGCGCCGGGCACCTCCTTCGCCGTCGAGATGACGACCGGCATCAACTACGAGCCGCTGTACCCGCCCTTCTTCCAGGACCCGGGTGCCCATGTGGCCACGGCCGAGAAGCTGCTGGAGGAGGAGGCGGACGACACGGCCGCTCCCGTCCTCAAGCTGCTGGCTCACCACGCCGAGCTGGCCCCGGACGAGTTCCTGGCGCTCGCCCGCTCGGCCGCCGGTGCCTACGCGTCGATCACCCGCTCCAGCCCGACCGCCCTGCTGGAGATCAGCGGGCTCGGGGTCTCCAAGGCCAGCACCCTGGAGCTGTGCTGCGCCGAGCGCGGTATCTCTCCCGCCGAGGTCGTCGCCTTCGGGGACATGCCGAACGACGTGGAGATGCTCCGCTGGGCGGGGGCCTCGTACGCGATGGGCAACGCGCACCCGGACGTGATCGCGGCCGCCTCCGGCCGTACGGTCGCCAACAACGAGGACGGCGTCGCCGTCGTCATCGAGCGCATCCTCGCGGAACGCGCCGCGCACCAGGGCTAG